In Chlorogloeopsis sp. ULAP01, the following are encoded in one genomic region:
- a CDS encoding heme oxygenase (biliverdin-producing), producing MSSNLAIKLRTGTQKSHTAAENVGFMKCFLKGVVDRGCFAKFLGNLYYVYSELEAEIERHREHFAVSAIYFPELNRQAALEKDMEFYYGKDWRSQVKPSPAAQSYIARIQEVSATAPELLIGHAYTRYMGDLSGGQMLQKIAQPALKLEGYQGTAFYNFEQIPDKKAFKEKYRQALDTLTIDDATTEFIVAEANKAFKFNMQMAQELEGNLIKAIGKVLFNSLTRSHNQGSTEVATAN from the coding sequence ATGAGTAGCAATTTAGCCATCAAGCTTCGTACAGGAACCCAAAAATCTCATACAGCGGCAGAAAACGTGGGATTTATGAAATGCTTTCTCAAAGGGGTTGTAGACAGAGGCTGTTTTGCCAAGTTTTTAGGTAACTTGTACTATGTCTACAGCGAACTAGAAGCAGAAATAGAGCGCCATCGAGAGCATTTTGCAGTCAGCGCGATTTACTTTCCCGAACTAAATCGCCAAGCAGCCTTAGAGAAAGACATGGAGTTTTATTACGGGAAAGATTGGCGATCGCAAGTTAAGCCCTCTCCTGCTGCCCAAAGTTATATTGCTCGCATTCAGGAAGTATCTGCTACTGCACCAGAATTATTGATAGGACACGCTTATACTCGCTATATGGGCGATCTTTCTGGTGGACAAATGTTACAAAAAATTGCTCAACCAGCTCTAAAGTTAGAAGGTTATCAAGGCACAGCTTTTTATAATTTTGAGCAAATTCCCGACAAGAAGGCTTTTAAAGAAAAGTATCGCCAAGCATTGGATACACTCACTATTGATGATGCCACAACAGAATTTATTGTTGCAGAAGCCAACAAAGCTTTTAAATTTAATATGCAGATGGCGCAAGAACTAGAAGGAAATTTAATTAAAGCGATCGGTAAAGTCTTGTTTAATAGCCTGACTCGCTCCCATAACCAAGGCAGCACCGAAGTTGCTACAGCAAACTAA
- a CDS encoding glycosyltransferase family 4 protein gives MRIAQIAPLWERVPPPAYGGVELVVGLLTDELVRRGHEVTLFASGDSITLAKLESVHPQALRLDSNIKEYNVYETLQLSRAYQQAGEFDIIHSHVGYPTITYADFVTTPTIHTLHGIFTPDNEKVFTAGCKQPFVSISNAQREPRLGLNYAATVYNGIDVKKHRFYPQPQDPPYIAFLGRISPEKGTHIAIEIAKRAGIPLKMAGKVDRVDVEYFESQIKPHIDGKQIEFLGEASHSEKNALLGGALAMLFPITWREPFGLVMIESMAAGTPVVAKPLGSVPEVILDGETGLLCNSIDDFVNAIARVEKIDRYACRTHVEKNFSIESMADGYEAVYQQILAEKFARNGHSRTVANQIING, from the coding sequence ATGCGAATTGCTCAAATCGCACCACTGTGGGAAAGAGTTCCTCCTCCTGCATATGGTGGTGTTGAGTTGGTTGTTGGTTTATTAACTGATGAATTAGTCAGACGCGGGCATGAAGTGACGCTATTTGCATCAGGAGACTCAATTACTTTAGCAAAACTAGAGTCCGTTCATCCCCAGGCTTTGCGTTTAGACTCGAATATTAAAGAGTACAACGTTTACGAAACTTTGCAACTAAGCCGCGCATACCAGCAGGCAGGAGAATTTGATATTATCCATTCTCATGTAGGCTATCCAACTATAACTTACGCAGATTTCGTTACAACTCCTACAATTCACACACTGCACGGTATATTCACCCCAGATAACGAAAAAGTCTTTACAGCAGGTTGTAAACAACCTTTTGTCAGCATCTCTAATGCTCAACGGGAGCCTAGATTAGGTCTAAATTATGCTGCAACAGTTTACAATGGCATAGATGTAAAAAAACACCGTTTCTATCCCCAACCACAAGATCCTCCTTATATAGCATTCTTAGGACGAATATCTCCAGAGAAAGGAACGCACATAGCCATAGAAATTGCCAAGCGAGCAGGTATACCTCTGAAAATGGCAGGTAAGGTGGATAGGGTAGATGTAGAATATTTCGAGAGTCAGATTAAACCTCACATTGATGGTAAGCAGATAGAGTTTTTGGGTGAAGCTAGTCACTCTGAAAAGAACGCGCTATTGGGTGGAGCCTTGGCAATGCTGTTCCCTATCACTTGGCGCGAACCTTTTGGGCTGGTGATGATTGAGTCAATGGCAGCTGGAACTCCCGTAGTTGCGAAACCATTGGGATCGGTGCCAGAAGTTATTCTAGATGGTGAAACAGGTCTTTTGTGCAATAGTATCGATGATTTTGTCAATGCGATCGCTCGTGTAGAAAAAATTGATCGTTACGCTTGCCGCACTCATGTGGAGAAAAACTTTAGTATCGAAAGTATGGCAGATGGTTACGAAGCCGTTTATCAGCAAATTTTAGCAGAGAAGTTTGCCCGAAACGGTCATTCCCGCACTGTAGCAAATCAAATTATTAACGGATAA
- the hemN gene encoding oxygen-independent coproporphyrinogen III oxidase — MVFQIPGVKFDLDIIKKYDIPTPRYTSYPPATELNEAFTEADFKSAIAASNQRKTPLSLYFHIPFCQSACYFCGCNVVISNNKNIAKLYLEYLAKEINNTAALIDSTRKVVQMHWGGGTPNYLSQQQVEKLWNNITRHFSFDAAAEISLEINPRYVDKNYIFFLKEIGFNRISFGIQDFNPQVQAAVNRIQPEEMLFEVMGWIREAGFQSVNVDLIYGLPYQTRQTFQQTIKKTIELDPDRIAVFNFAYVPWLKPVQKNIPKDALPPAQEKLEILKMTVEELTNNKYLFIGMDHFAKLHDELAIAQRDYTLKRNFQGYTTWAQAELFGFGATSVSMLEEAYAQNHKRLNDYYEAIDAGSLPISKGINLTWDDILRRDAIMRIMSHAKLHKQEIENKYHIRFDEYFCKELEGLKRLEADGLVSLSKDEIAITDIGRLLVRNIAVLFDARLKMREQQFSRAI, encoded by the coding sequence ATGGTTTTTCAAATTCCCGGAGTCAAATTCGACTTAGATATCATCAAAAAATACGATATTCCTACACCGAGGTACACCAGTTACCCACCTGCAACTGAACTCAACGAAGCATTTACCGAAGCTGATTTTAAAAGTGCGATCGCGGCTTCAAATCAAAGAAAAACCCCTCTTTCTTTGTATTTTCATATTCCCTTTTGCCAGAGTGCTTGCTACTTCTGCGGCTGTAATGTGGTAATTTCCAACAATAAGAATATTGCCAAGCTATACCTAGAGTATTTGGCTAAAGAAATCAACAACACAGCAGCTTTAATAGACTCAACTCGCAAAGTAGTGCAGATGCATTGGGGTGGTGGAACTCCAAACTACTTGAGTCAACAACAGGTAGAAAAGTTGTGGAATAATATCACTCGTCACTTTAGTTTCGATGCAGCAGCAGAAATTTCCCTGGAGATTAATCCTCGTTATGTAGATAAAAACTACATTTTCTTTCTCAAAGAGATTGGCTTTAACCGTATTAGTTTTGGTATTCAGGATTTTAATCCCCAAGTGCAAGCGGCTGTCAATCGCATCCAGCCAGAAGAAATGCTATTTGAGGTGATGGGCTGGATTAGAGAAGCTGGGTTTCAAAGTGTGAATGTAGACTTGATTTATGGTCTACCGTATCAAACTCGCCAGACTTTTCAACAGACAATTAAAAAAACTATTGAATTAGATCCCGATCGCATAGCTGTCTTTAACTTTGCCTATGTACCATGGTTAAAGCCTGTACAGAAAAATATTCCTAAAGATGCGCTACCGCCAGCGCAGGAAAAGTTGGAGATTTTGAAAATGACTGTTGAGGAGTTAACGAATAACAAGTATCTCTTCATTGGTATGGATCACTTTGCCAAACTTCATGATGAACTCGCGATCGCTCAACGAGATTACACTCTCAAGCGCAACTTCCAAGGCTATACCACTTGGGCGCAAGCAGAACTTTTTGGTTTTGGTGCCACCTCAGTCAGTATGTTGGAAGAAGCATATGCCCAAAACCACAAGCGATTAAATGATTATTATGAGGCAATTGATGCAGGTAGTTTACCTATTAGTAAAGGCATTAATTTAACTTGGGATGATATTCTCAGACGGGATGCAATCATGCGAATCATGTCACACGCAAAATTGCATAAGCAAGAGATAGAAAACAAATATCATATCCGTTTTGATGAATATTTTTGTAAAGAATTAGAAGGGTTGAAGCGCCTCGAAGCAGACGGATTAGTGAGCTTATCAAAAGACGAAATTGCGATTACAGATATTGGTAGATTATTAGTTAGAAATATTGCCGTTCTCTTTGATGCTCGTCTCAAGATGCGAGAGCAGCAATTTTCACGGGCGATTTGA
- a CDS encoding type II toxin-antitoxin system RelE/ParE family toxin: MKGQSNFWRIKVGDYRVIYNVNDNARIVEIIVVSH; the protein is encoded by the coding sequence TTGAAGGGACAGTCAAATTTTTGGCGGATTAAAGTTGGCGATTACCGAGTCATCTACAATGTGAATGATAATGCCCGCATAGTGGAAATCATTGTTGTTTCCCATTGA